GAGTGGCATGGAGAATTCCATAACGTCACGAAAAATGGCAACTTCTTCTGGGAACGAGCCAGAATATCACCAGTAAAAGATATCGAAAATAGAATCTTATACTATGTCGCCGTAAAGCAAGATATTACCGAAGAGAAACGCCTAGCGAAAGAAATCGAACGCCAAGCGGCGGAGCGAATTCAACATGAAAAATTAGCCGAAGTCGGGAGAGTCGTGAATACCATCGCTCACGATCTTCGCAACCCGCTTAGCTCAATTAAGATGGTTCTGCAAATTCAAGCTCGCAATAATGATAATGAAATGTTTTCTATTTCACTCGAACAAGTGCGCTACATGGAAGCCATTCTTGAAGAGTTGCTCGCTTATTCACGCCCAGATCAATTTAAACCAGAATGGCTCGATTTGAATAAGCTCATCGAAACCATCATCGCAAGCCAACAGAGAATCGCCAACCAATCAGGTATTGAACTAATGGCTAACTTGCAACCCAATTTGCCCACCATATACGCCGATCCAGTTAAACTGCGCCAAGCAATACAGAACGTTTTACTCAACGCGATGCAAGCCACTCAAACCAACGGTGAAGAGAGCGCCAAGGTGGCAATCACATCCAATATCATGATCACAGATTCGAATACCCAATTACTCATTGATATTGAAAATAACGGACAATCCATTGACCCTTGTTTAGTCGACAAAGTGTTTGAGCCCTTTTTTACCACCAAGGCAAAAGGCACCGGATTAGGTTTAGCGATTGTGAAGCGTATTATTGATGCTCATCAAGGGCAGGTCTCGATTGCGCCTATCAGCCCCAAGGGCACTCAAACCAGAATTAGAATACCGACCGCCCCCGTCATCACAGCGACGTTGGAAAACCCAAAAAAGGAAGTGTTACCACATGAATAAGTTATTAATCGTTGATGATGACACTGGTATCAGCCGAACGTTACAACTTCATTACCAATCCCAAACTTACGCTGTAGAAGTCGCTCACTGCGTCGATGATGGCGTAGAGATCGCCAAATTGTTTCAACCGAATGTCATCATTTTAGATATACGTATGGAAGGTAAATCTGGCATCGAAGGCATCCCAGATTTCAAAGCTATTTGCCCTGAGTCTCGCATCATTATGATTACAGCTTTCCATGATATGGACAGTACCATCCAAGCGATGCAGCAAGGTGCCGATGAGTATATTCATAAGCCAATCGATATTGATGAGCTTGATAACGCCGTCGTTGCTGCACTTGAATATCACGCTTCCAATAAACAAGATGCGGTCACTATTCCAAAAACGCTCGGGCATTCTATTGTCGGTTCATCCCATGCGATGAAAGAGATCTACAAGACCATAGGCCGCGTCGCCTTAACGAATGCATCAGTGATGATCACCGGAGAATCTGGAACAGGTAAAGAGATGGTTGCACGCGCTATTCATAAAGCCGGACGTCCAAAACAGACGCCGTTTGTCGCGCTCAACTGCGCAGCCCTCGTTGAAAATTTACTTGAATCTGAAATGTTTGGTCATAAAAAAGGCGCATTTACTGGTGCGATTTCTGATCAAGCAGGAAAATTTGAACTCGCCAATAACGGCACACTGTTCCTAGATGAGATTGGTGAGCTTTCTCCCATCATACAAGCGAAACTATTAAGAGTACTGCAAGAGAAAGAGTACACCCCACTCGGAGGTAAAACCTCGCACAAGACAACCGCTCGAATTATCTCGGCAACCAATATTGATTTCGAATCAGCGATAAAAGAAAAACAGTTTAGAGAAGATCTATTCTATCGTCTGCAAGTGGTTCGCATTCATATACCGCCTCTGCGTGAACGACGCGAAGATTTAGAAGAGTTGATTCCTGCACTACTTGGAAGGGCCAATAAAGAACTTGGAACAAAAGTGTCTAAAGTCGCTAGGAACGCAATGGCTGCATTATGTGAATATGGTTGGCCAGGAAATGTACGGGAACTTGAAAACACATTAACCAAAGCGGTCGCGCTTTGCCCCGGAGATATCCTTACTCTCGATCTCTTTGATGACATTCGCTCTGAACCTCAATTAAAACAAGAGAGCGAAACGGAAACGGAACTCGATTCATTGAGCTTGCATGATCTCGAATTTCAGCATGTTAACCGAGTATTAAATAGCGTAGCAGGACACAAAGGCAAAGCCTGTGAGATTTTAAAAATCAGCCGCCCTCGCCTTCAGCGAATTTTAGAAAGAGAGTAGTCTCGTAGCCCTACTCTTGCCTAAATCAGCCCTCAACTCGAGCGAGCTACGTTTTTCTGAGTCCGTAACGTTCAGGCCTGCTAATAATA
Above is a window of Vibrio cortegadensis DNA encoding:
- a CDS encoding sigma-54-dependent transcriptional regulator, which translates into the protein MNKLLIVDDDTGISRTLQLHYQSQTYAVEVAHCVDDGVEIAKLFQPNVIILDIRMEGKSGIEGIPDFKAICPESRIIMITAFHDMDSTIQAMQQGADEYIHKPIDIDELDNAVVAALEYHASNKQDAVTIPKTLGHSIVGSSHAMKEIYKTIGRVALTNASVMITGESGTGKEMVARAIHKAGRPKQTPFVALNCAALVENLLESEMFGHKKGAFTGAISDQAGKFELANNGTLFLDEIGELSPIIQAKLLRVLQEKEYTPLGGKTSHKTTARIISATNIDFESAIKEKQFREDLFYRLQVVRIHIPPLRERREDLEELIPALLGRANKELGTKVSKVARNAMAALCEYGWPGNVRELENTLTKAVALCPGDILTLDLFDDIRSEPQLKQESETETELDSLSLHDLEFQHVNRVLNSVAGHKGKACEILKISRPRLQRILERE